The following proteins are co-located in the Apis mellifera strain DH4 linkage group LG9, Amel_HAv3.1, whole genome shotgun sequence genome:
- the nAChRa9 gene encoding nicotinic acetylcholine receptor alpha9 subunit precursor (The RefSeq protein has 1 substitution compared to this genomic sequence), whose product MKMRIITALGFLLFWQNSASLENDNEFGFSYLLNCKNYDHPTTLLKLKRYLFCEYDPNVRPISSHQIANNVTMQLLPKLMEFDDWTSVMELHSWMTLMWTDSHLSWKPSDFDGINYIYVKSDDIWVPDISVYNSGDMTFDQTGIPPTTCLVFSSGSVSCVPSVKHVAKCATDFSSWPYDTHRCRINFGSWVHSGEEVNIFLDKKGFHMDGYTNNSKWDFKVIKATKVLKMYACCPNDTYPMIVYEFSISRHYGILHATYVIPAVTMMLLTLTVLWLDSRSTERMIAASVNLICHILCMSDLHWQLPHNSTNPPNILLYYRDSLALSVFALILTALLRKMQEMSIEVPYWISTTTSFVLNNRAGRFLILTESDTKLSSQGILGEDVENNSEVSKSRTKESAWRHFAAIIEWLSFFIVIFTYIIILITLVPST is encoded by the exons atgaaaatgagaataataacAGCTCTTGGATTCCTCCTTTTTTGGCAGAATTCGG CAAGCTTAGAAAACGACAATGAATTCGGATTCTCGTATCTGTTAAATTGCAAGAATTACGACCATCCAACCACCTTGTTGAAATTGAAGAGATATCTTTTCTGCGAGTACGATCCTAATGTCCGACCGATCTCGTCCCATCAAATCGCCAACAACGTGACCATGCAACTACTTCCAAAACTGATGGAATTC gaTGATTGGACCAGCGTGATGGAATTGCACAGTTGGATGACTCTC atGTGGACCGACTCTCATCTGTCATGGAAGCCTAGCGACTTCGACgggatcaattatatttacgtGAAGAGCGACGATATTTGGGTTCCCGACATTTCCGTTTACAATTC AGGCGACATGACGTTCGATCAAACTGGTATACCACCGACCACGTGCCTGGTGTTCAGTTCGGGTTCGGTAAGCTGCGTACCATCGGTGAAACACGTTGCCAAATGCGCGACAGATTTCTCCTCGTGGCCCTACGACACTCATCGATGCCGGATTAATTTCGGCTCGTGGGTCCATTCAGGGGAGGAAGTGAACATTTTTCTCGACAAAAAGGgg TTCCACATGGACGGGTATACGAATAACTCGAAATGGGATTTCAAAGTGATAAAAGCGACCAAAGTGTTGAAGATGTACGCTTGTTGCCCGAACGACACTTATCCGATGATCGTTTACGAATTCTCCATAAGCCGACATTACGGCATATTGCACGCCACCTACGTCATACCTGCCGTAACGATGATGTTGCTCACGTTGACGGTATTATGGTTAGACTCGAGATCAACGGAGAGAATGATCGCAGCGAGCGTGAATTTGATCTGTCATATACTTTGCATGTCCGATTTGCATTGGCAATTGCCTCATAATAGCACCAATCCTCCTAATATAC TGCTCTACTATAGAGATTCGCTTGCCTTGTCCGTATTCGCTTTAATTTTAACCGCTCTGCTTCGGAAAATGCAAGAAATGAGCATCGAGGTGCCATATTGGATTTCTACGACAACATCGTTCGTCTTGAACAACAGAGCCGGGCGTTTCCTTATTCTTACCGAGAACGATACCAAATTGTCCAGCCAGGGGATACTTGGCGAAGACGTTGAGAACAATTCGGAAGTTTCGAAATCTCGGACTAAGGAATCGGCGTGGAGACATTTCGCGGCCATAATCGAGTGGCTCTCCTTCTTCATCGTGATTTTCACTTACATCATCATTCTGATCACTCTTGTACCATCCACGTGA
- the LOC408989 gene encoding putative glycerol kinase 5, protein MRYIGALDVGTTNVRFHILDEEGNTIASSTEKIQLLYPKPNYVEIDPDALWTTIVSVMKNTLTESKVSLESIVGIGISTQRGSFTTWNSKDGRHYHNFITWKDLRADDLVKEWNSSIIMRILKIGSKILYTFSRNKRFLGMSVFKFMNTQMSLRLVWVLQHVPGLQEAMNDGNVLFGGIDSWLLYKFTGKHVTDISSASATGIFDPFIKCWSSSMINLLKLPHDIFPQVVETSGNFGSTPKDLFGVEIPILCSTTDQSASLFGSMCMQPGDLKITMGTGTFLNVNTGDIPHASVAGLYPLIAWQTGDELVYMAEGAWNETGGIIEWAKEISLIDQVAETANIANSVNDSDGVYFVPAFSGLHAPINDYRAAAGFIGLKPTTRKNHLVRALLESIVFGMLLLYETLCSETSFTYKRIRVDGGVSKNDFILQLLADLTGLEVERASSTEISILGIIFLTGLQCGVWKSKENIFKLRKVETIFMPNNENRERYRPIVAEWKRALQRLGKWYTEIK, encoded by the exons ATGAGATACATCGGGGCGCTCGACGTCGGTACCACCAACGTACGATTTCATATACTAGATGAAGAAGGAAACACAATTGCTTCTTCAACGGAAAAG aTCCAGCTTTTGTATCCAAAGCCGAATTATGTGGAAATAGATCCAGATGCGTTGTGGACAACTATAGTAAGTGTAATGAAGAATACTCTAACAG AATCAAAAGTGAGCTTGGAATCGATAGTTGGTATCGGAATTTCGACACAACGAGGCAGTTTCACCACGTGGAATTCGAAAGATGGAAGGCATTATCATAA TTTTATCACGTGGAAAGATCTACGTGCTGACGATTTGGTCAAAGAATGGAATTCGTCGataataatgagaatattgaaaataggaTCGAAGATCTTATACACTTTCTCCAGGAACAAACGATTCCTTGGAATGAGCGTTTTTAAATTCATGAACACACag ATGTCGCTAAGGTTAGTGTGGGTACTGCAACACGTGCCTGGTTTGCAAGAGGCGATGAACGATGGAAATGTCCTTTTTGGTGGAATTGATTCTTggcttttatataaattcactg gaaaacaCGTGACAGACATTTCGAGTGCATCCGCGACTGGAATTTTTGATCCATTTATCAAATGTTGGTCAAGCTCAATGATAAATTTGCTTAAATTGCCGCACGATATCTTTCCCCAAGTGGTGGAGACAAGTGGAAATTTCGGCAGTACCCCAAAAGATTTATTCGGGGTCGAAATTCCGATATTATGTTCA ACGACAGATCAATCGGCATCGTTGTTCGGCTCGATGTGTATGCAACCGGGAGATTTGAAAATCACCATGGGAACTGGCACGTTTTTGAACGTGAACACGGGTGATATCCCGCACGCTTCTGTCgcag gaCTTTATCCTCTGATCGCGTGGCAAACAGGAGATGAATTAGTATACATGGCAGAAGGTGCATGGAACGAAACTGGAGGTATCATTGAGTGGGCCAAAGAAATAA GTCTAATCGACCAAGTAGCAGAAACAGCAAATATCGCGAACTCGGTGAACGATTCTGATGGAGTGTATTTCGTTCCTGCATTCAGTGGATTACAC GCGCCGATAAATGATTACAGGGCAGCGGCAGGTTTCATAGGCCTAAAACCTACCACAAGAAAGAATCATTTGGTTCGAGCGTTGTTAGAAAGTATAGTTTTTGGAATGTTACTACTTTATGAGACATTATGTTCAGAAACTTCCTTCACTTATAAGAGAATACG AGTTGATGGTGGAGTAtccaaaaatgattttatattacaactgCTAGCCGACCTAACAGGTTTAGAAGTGGAACGAGCATCAAGCAcggaaatatctattttaggaataatatttctcactGGTTTACAATGCG GCGTTTGGAAGAGcaaggaaaatatattcaagttACGAAAAGTAGAGACAATATTTATGCCAAACAATGAAAACAGAGAACGATATCGACCGATAGTCGCTGAATGGAAACGAGCTCTCCAAAGACTCGGTAAATGGTATACCGAGATTAAATAA